The sequence CGCTGGGCCACCGGAGCTTCCGCGGCATGCTGTTCTTCTTCGCCGGCGTGAACCTCTTCCTGGCCCCCATGTTCGTCATGGTCTCGCCGCTCGTCCTCTCCTTCGCCCCGCTTCAGGCCGCCGGCGCGGTGGCGGTCGCGGCCGGGGCGGGCGCGATCACCGGCGGCGTCGTCATGAGCCTGTGGGGCGGCCCGACCCACCGCAGGCTGCGCGGCGCGATCGCCGCGACGATGCTGATGGCGGTCGCCGGCGTGCTGACCGGGCTGCGGCCCAGCCTCTGGCTGATCGGCATCGGCGCCTTCGGCATGTCCTTCGCGCTGGCCATGATCAACGGCACGATCATGACGATCATCCAGGTGAAGGTGCCGCACCGGTTCCAGGGCCGGATCATCGCGGTCAACACCATGATCGCCGCAGCCACCGTGCCGCTCGGCTTCGGCGTCATCGCCCCCCTCGCCGGCCCGCTCCTCGATCCGCTGCTGGCCGCGGGCGGCCCGCTCGCGGACACCGTCGGCGCGATCATCGGCACCGGGCCGGGGCGCGGGATCGGGCTCCTGTACCTGCTGTGCGGGCTCGGCATGGCCCTGCTGGTGCTCGCCGCCACCCGGATCGGGACCCTGGCGCGCTTCGACGACGAGGTGCCCGACGCCAAGCCCGACGACCTCATCGGCATCGAAGAGCTGGAAAGGACCCACGCATCGTGAACACCACCATCGCCTGGGAGGTCAGGGAGGGCAGGCCCGCCGCGGCCGACGCCCAGGGCTCGGACCTGGGCGAGACCTGCGACTGGCTGCGGGAGAACCGCGACGCCATCCGTTCGGGCCTGGACGAGCACGGCGCCCTCTACCTGCGGGGACTGCCGGTGAAGGGAGTGGAGGACTTCGCCGGGGTACGCGACGCCCTGATCTCCAAGCTCGCCGGGTACGTCGAGAAGGCCACCCCGCGCAGCCACTTCGGCAAGGACGTCTACTCCTCCACCGACCTGCCTCCGTCCCAGTCGATCCGCCCGCACAACGAGAACAGCTACGCGCTCAACTTCCCCGGGCTGCTGATGTTCGGCTGCCTGATCGCCCCCGACGAGGGGGGCGCGACCCCGGTGACCGACGTGCGCAAGGTGCTGAGAGGCATCCCGCAGCCGCTGGCCGACCGGTTCCGCGCGCAGGGCTGGTCCCTGGTGCGCAACTACGGCGACCACATCAGCCTCGGCTGGCGCACCGCGTTCGGCACCGAGGACAGGGACGAGGTCGCCGCCTACTGCGCGGACAACCACATCGCCCACGAGTGGGTGGGCGACGACCAGCTCCGCACCGTGCAGCGCCGCTCGGCGACCATCCGCCATCCCGGGACCGGGGAGGAGGTCTGGTTCAACCACACGGTCTTCTGGAACGAGTGGGCGCTCGACCCGGAGGTCCGCGAGGTGTTCCTGGAGGACCTGGGCCACGACAACCTGCCCTTCAACACCGCCTACGGCGACGGTGAGCCGATCTCCAGGCAGGACGTGGAGACCATCGACGAGGCCTACCGCCAGGCGACGGTCAGGGAGACATGGCGGCCGGGTGACATCCTGATCGTCGACAACATCCTCTCCGCCCACGCCCGCGAGTCCTTCAAGGGCCCCCGCAAGATCGTCGTCACCATGGGCGACCCGGTGCCCCTGGACACCTGCGCCCCGACCGTCCAGCCGCAGGCCGGCTTCGCCAGGACCGCGGCCGGGGCCGGGGCGGGAGCCGGGGCCGGGGCGGCCGCCAAGCCCGCGAAGGCGCGCCGCTGGTTCGGCCGCCGCTCCTGACCCGCCGGCCGTTCCGGTGCCACCCGTCACGGGGGCGGCACCGGAACGGCCGGCCGGCCTCACTCCGCCCGGCCGACACCGAGCGGGATCTCGAAGTGGAGGGTCTGGAAGTGCCCGGCGTCGCCGTCCCGGCCGTCGTGGACCGGCGTGGCCAGTGACCGCCAGAACGCCTCCGCGCCCTCGACGCGCGTGTCGGTGTGCAGGTAGAGGGCCTCGTAACCGCCCGCGTCCGTGACGAACCGGCGCGCGAGCCCGACCATGGCCCTCGCCAGGCCGTGGCGCCGGTGCCCGGCCCGCACGTAGACGCGGAAGATCTGGGCGGTGGTCGCGGCCGGGTAGCGGTCGGCGAGGGAGCGGGGGTGCGGCGGGCAGGTGGGGGGCGCGGCCCTGACCGCGGTGGTCCCGACGACCTCGGCGCCCTCGACGGCCACGAACAGGGCGTGCCTGGCCGGACGGAGGTAGGCGCCCTCCAGGTCGATGACGTCCCAGTGCCATTCGGGGCGGTAGCCGTACCCGAACTCGTGGTAGAAGGTGTCGAGCATGACGCCGCGCGCACCCTCGAGGTGCTCGGCGCCGGCCATGCGGACGTCGTACGGGCTCATATCTGGTTCTCCTGGTGGGGGTGCCGGTCGAGCAGGGCGCGGGTCAACGGGTGCCGGGGCCGGGCGAGAACGTGCGCGGCGCCGCCCTCCTCCGCGATCCTCCCCTCCGAGAGGATCACGACGTGGTCCGCCAGCCGCGCGACGACGCCCATGTCATGGCTGATCAGCACGAGGGTCAGGCCGAGAGCGCGGCGGAGCCCGTCGAGCAGGTCGAGGACGCCGGCCTGGGTGACCGTGTCCAGGCCGGAGGTGATCTCATCGCAGATGAGGACGTCGGGGGAGGCGAGCAGCGCGCGGGCGAGCGCCGCGCGCTGGAGCTCTCCGCCGGACAGTCCCCCGGGCCTGCGGGCCGCCGCGGCCGGGCCGAGCCCGACGCGGCCGAGCATGTCCAGCGCCGCCTCCCGCGCCTGCCCCGGGCCGAGGCCGCGCAGCCGTATGGCGGTGCGGCTCACCTGCTCGGCCACCGTCCGGCCCGGGTCGAAGGAGGCGTGCGCGTCCTGGAAGACGTACTGCACGCGGGCCACGTCCTCGCGGCGCCGGCGCGACAGCGACGGAGCCAGGGGCCGCCCGTCGAGCAGCACGGTCCCGCGTGCGGGCTCGTGCAGTCCCGCGACGCAACGGGCCAGGGTGGTCTTCCCGCTCCCCGAACGCCCGACCAGCGCCAGGCACTGCCCGGCGGCCACCCGCAGCGACACGTCGTCGAGCACCGGGCCCGAGCGGTGCCCGGCCGTCAGGCCGGCGACCTCGATCCGCACCCGTCCCGGCGGAGCCGCCGGACCGGGAGGAATGCCCGCCGGGGCCGGAGACGGCACCGCCGGAACCGGAAGGGGGGTCGCCGGGAGCCGGGCGGCGAGCAGCCGCCGGGTGTAGTCGTGCGCGGGCCGGGTGAACACGTCCTCGGCATGGCCGCTCTCCGCCACCCGGCCGCCGCGTAGGACGACGACCTGGTCGGCGAGTGCGCGCACCACGTCCAGGTCGTGGCTGAGCAGGACCACGGCGATGCCCTGGCCGGCGAGGCCCCTCAGCTCGTCGACGACCTCTCCTCTGGTGACGGCGTCCTGCCCGGTGGTGGGCTCGTCCGCGACGATCGCCGACGGGGCGGTGAGGAGGGTCTGGGCGAGCACCAGGCGTTGCTGCTGGCCCCCGGAGAGCTGGTGCGGGTAGCGGCGGAGCAGGTCCTCGCCCGTGGGCAGCCCGGCGCGGCGGAGCACGGACGCGACCCGCTCCGCCGCCGCTCCGTCCGGGGCGTGCCGCCGGGCGATCTCGCGCAGCACCGCGCCGACGCGGCGGACCGGGTTGAGCACCGACGCGGGATGCTGCGGCAGGTAGCCGATCCGGCCGCCCACCTCGACCGTCCCGGACAGGGCCACGCCGGGTGCGTGCTCGCCGAGCAGCGCCCGCCCGATCGTGGTCTTGCCGCTGCCCGAGGCCCCGACCAGGGCGAGCACCCGGCCGGCGGCAAGCTCGAAGGAGACACCGTCGACCAATGCGCTGCCGCCGGTCTCGGCGCGCAGCCCCACGACGCGGATCACGTGGCCTCCTCGCGGTGTCTCCGCACTCCGTCGAAGAGCAGGTTCAGCCCGACGGACAGGGTGACGACGAGCAGCGCCGGGACGACCACCGCCCAGGGCTGGAGGAACATGCCGGTGCGGTTGCGGTCCACCATCACCGCCCAGTCGCTTGCGTCCGGGGGGACTCCGACGCCCAGGAAGCTCGCCGTCGCGACCAGGTAGAGCGCGCCGACGACGCGGACGCCCAGGTCGGCCAGGAGCGTGCGGAGCATCGAGCGGCCCACGTATCCGGCCGCCCGGCGCCACCGGCTCTCGCCCTGCAGCCGCATCGCCTCCATCGCGGGCCGGGCGGCGATCTCCAGCGCCGCCGCCCGGGAGATCCGGGCCACCTCCGGCATGTTGATCACGGCGACGATGACGATCAGGGTGAGCGCCCCGGGCGGGGCGGCGGCGGCGAGCAGGATGAGCAGCAGCAGCGAGGGGATCGCCAGCAGCAGGTCCAGCGGCCGCATCAGCAGCTCGTCGAGCCACCGGCGGCCGGTCATCGCGGTCAGCACGCCCAGCGGCGTGCCCGCGAGGTAGGCCAGCACGGTGGCGGCCAGCGCGACCACCACGACCGTCCGGCCTCCGAGGAGCACCTGCTCCCCCACGTCCCGCCCGACGAAGTCCGTCCCCAGGAGGGGGCCGGAGCCGTACGGGACACCACGGGGGTCCGGCTCGCCCGCCAGCCACGGGCCGGCGAGGGCCACCACGAGCGGCACGCTCAGCAGCGCGATGCCCGGCCCCCATCTCAGCGCCGATCTCATGCCGCACCTCCGGCGCGCGGGGCGAGACGGAAGGCGACGACGTCGGCGACGAGGTTCACGGCCACGGTGGTGGCCGCGAAGACCAGGGCGAGCCCCTGGATCACCGGGATGTCGCGTGCGGAGACCGCGCTCACCAGAGCGGTGCCCAGGCCGGGGACGACGAACACGGCCTCGACGGTGATCACGCCGCTGAGCAGCCAGTCCGTGGTCCGGGCGAGCTGCTGTACGGCGGGCGCCACCGCGTTGGGCAGGGCGTGTGCCAGCCTCACCCGCCGGGTGGAGAGCCCGAGCCTGTGGGCGTGACGGACGTAGTCGGAGCGCAGGGCGTCGATCATCCCCGCCCGGACCAGCCTGCTGATCGAGCAGATCGGCCGGGCGAGCAGGACGAGGAGAGGCAGCACCAGCACGGCCGGCTGCGCGAGCAGGTCAGGGCCGACGCCCACCGCGGTGGGCGGGAACCAGCCGAGCCGGAGCGCGAACAGCGCGACCAGCACGACGGCGAGGGCGAACTCCGGTACCGAGTACAGGCCGATGCCGACCGAGGTGAGCGCCCGGTCGAGCAGCCGGCCCTCACGGATCGCCGCGACGACCCCCACGGCCACGGCCAGCGGGACCAGGAGCAGCAGGGTGATCGCGGCAAGCTGGACGGTCGGCCCACCGGCGTCGGCCAGGAATCCGGTGACCGGGCGCCCGGCCGTCAGCGACGACCCGAGATCGCCGCGCAGAAGGCCGAGCAGCCAGTCGGCGTAGCGCACCGGGGCGGGCCGGTCGAGCCCCAGCTCCTGGCGGATCCGGTCGATCCGCGCCGGATCGGGCACGTCACCGGCCAGCACCACGGCGGCGTCCCCGGGCAGCGCCTCGGTGAGGGCGAACACCAGCATCGTGACCGCCACGATCTGCGCCAGGCCGAGCAGCAGTCGCCGTACGGCGTATCCCGGCAGGCTCACGGGCTCCGCCGCCCCGGTTCCGAAAGCTGCCCGACGGGCCCGGCGGGTCCACTGCCTCCGCGGGGTCCGCCAGGTCTGCCAGATCCGCCATGCCCCCTGAGTCCGCCGGGCCCGCCATGCCCCCTGAGTCCGCCGGCTCCGCCAGGTCTGCCAGGTCCGCCATGCCCTCCGCTCACGCGGGCCGGGCCCCGGCCCTTCGACCCGCCCCCGCCTCGGCCGCTCACGCCAGCCAGACCTTGTCGAATCGGGCCCAGTCCAGGGTGTTGGCCGGGGCGTCGACGACGCCGCCCACCCCCGGCGCGGTCGCGACGAGCCAGTCGGCGAAACCCCAGACGAGGTAGCCGCCCTCGGCGTGCTGCATGCGCTGCATCTCGGCGTACACGTCGCGGCGCGCCTTCTCGTCGGCGAGCGAGACGGCTCTGGTGTAGAGGGCGTCGAACTCCGGGCGCCTCCACTTGGTGATGTTGGTGGTGGACGTGCTGAGCAGGCGCTGCGAGAAGTGGGACTCGATGGGCATCGCACCGGAGCGGAAGCAGCACAGGCTGCCCCCGTCGAGGACGTCCTTCCAGTAGGTGTCCTTGTCGCCCACGGCGACCCTGACGTCGAGCCCGGCCTGCCGCATCTGGTCGGCGAAGACGCTCGCGGACTCCACGAAGCCGCCGGCCGCCGCGGACGTGTCGAGCCGTATCCGCAGCCCCTTCGCGCCGGCCTTTCTCACCAGCCACTGCGCCCTGTCGAGGTCCCGGGCGCGCTGCGGTATCTCCTCGGCGTAGTACTGGTATCCCCTGCCGAACAGGTCGTTGCCCGTCTGCCCGGCGCCGCCCAGCACGGTGTCGACCAGCTGCTCCCGGTCGGCCAGCAGGAACATGGCCTCGCGCAGGTCGCGATCGTCGAAGGGCGGCCGGTCCAGTTTCATGGCGAAGGCCTGCATGCCGCTGTTGGTGAGCCGCGTGACGGCCAGGCGGTCGTTGCCCCGATAGGTCCGGGCGGTGGTCGCGGTGATGTCGTGGGCGTAGTCGACCTGCCCGCCGAGCAGCGCGTTGACGCGGGCCGACTCCTCGTTGGCGATCAGGTACTGCAGTTCGTCGACGTGGGGCGCGCCCTCCCAGTAGTCGGGGTTGCGCCTGAGCAGCAGGGAGCGGCCCGGCTCGAAGGAGCCGAAGACGAACGGGCCGGAGCCGACGGGCCGGGTGAAGTCCTCGGTGCCCTCCGGGACGATGAACACGCCGAAGGCGGCCAGCACGTTCGGGAACTCGGCGAACGGCTGCCTGAGCGCGAACTCCACGGTGCGGTCGTCGACGGCCCTGCTGCGGGCCAGGTCGATCACCGCCAGGGTGGTCCTGGCGCGGAAGGCGCGGGCGGGGTCGCCGATCCGGGCGTAGCTGTACAGGACGTCGGCGGCCCGTACCGGCCTTCCGTCGTGGAAGGCGGCCTGGCGGAGGGTGACCCGCCACGTGGTGAGGGCGGCGTCGGGCTCCCAGCGTTCGGCGAGACGGGGCTGGACCGACAGGTCGGGGCCGTAGTCGGCGAGCTTGTCGAACAGCGCCTTCGACCGCGAGGCCTCGACGAACAGGTTGGACAGGTGCGGGTCCAGGGTCTCCTGGGCCCCGCCTCCGGCGAACGCGACGCGCAGCCGGCCGCCCCTGCGTGGCCGGCCCGTGGCGGCGGTCCCGGTCGCGGGACCGGGACCGCATCCGGCGAGCAGGGCGGCGGACAGCCCGGCGGTGGTGCCGAGGAAGGCACGGCGGTTCAGGGAGTGCATGGGGGAAGGGTCCTTTCACGGGGTGAGTGCCGTAGCCGCTCACCGGGGTGTCGTGGCCGCGCCACGACGTGGAGCAGGACGCCGGACGGCTCCGCCGGCAGCGGCGGAGGTCTACGCGCCGTCCGGGCCGGGCATCGGACATGCCTCGGGGACGGCCCGGCCCGCGGCGGCACGCGTCGGATCGTCGTGGGGATCGCGTCCCGTCTCCCGGACCACCCCGAGCGGGAGGGCGCTCGTCGCGCCCGCCCGGCATCCCGGCCGTCGGCAGATGCCCAAAACGCCTCCTCAGCCGCCCGGTCAGCTAAAGAGAATGGTAATGATTTTCATTTTTTACGCAACTTCGCGGAGTCACGCCGTCCCGGCCCAGCCCCCCGGAAGGCATGCCGGCAGAAGACCACCGTCCTGAAGGCATGCCGGCAGAAGACCGCTGCCCTTCGCGTGACCGGCGGGAGCCGGGATCACCGCCCGCGGCCGCTCGGCGTTCAGATACGGCGCTCAGATACAGCGCTCAGACGCGGCGCTCAGACCTGACGCTCGGACTCCGGCGCTCAGGAGGAAGGGGCGGTACCGAGCAGACCGTGCAGGGACACCTTCATGGTCGCGACGAAGGAGTCGCGGACCTCCTCGTCGAGGAGGTCCAGGGAGAGATAGGGGTTCAGGTCCTCCAGCTCGACGAGGAGGAGCTCCCCGTCCGGGGTGCGGCAGGCGTCGACGCGCTGGATCCCGTGGTCGATGTCGTTCCAGTCGACGAAACGCTGGGCGAACTCCAGGTCCGCCGCGGTGGGTGCGTACCGTTCCAGGACCCATCGCCGGTCGGGACGGGGTGCGTGAAGGGCGTACTGGAAGGCGCGGTCGATGAAGTAGAACGACACCTCGTAGCAGAAGCGGACGCGCGGCTGGACGAGCACGCCGTCGAACGCCGCGCCCTCCAGCCGGTCCCGGGTGACGAACTCCAGCCCGATCGAGTCCGCGCCGAGTTTGGGCTTGATCACATACTCGGCCGCGTCGGGCAGGCGGCCGATGTCCTCCGGGCGGTCGACGGTCGCGATGACCGGGTATCCCTCGGAGACCAGATCGAGCAGGTACTGCTTGCCGACCTGGTCCGCCTTGCCCGTCAGCTGGGTGTAGACACGCGTGCCGCTCTTCAGCGCCCGGTCACGGAAGGCCGTGTACTGGGCCGCGTACTGCAGCACGGGCCCGCTGTTGCGGACCACGACCATGTCGAAGGCGTCCATCAGCGCGGCCGCGTCCAGCGGGTGACACAGGGCGACGTCGAAGTCCTCGCGGAGCCGGGAGGTCAGGAAGATGTCCTCGTCGCAGTATCGGCGCCCCCGCGCCTGGTAGGCCAGATCGGTGACGTACAGGACACTGGGCTGGGCGGGCGGCAACGTCTCTCCTCGAAGGTCGGTATGCCGTCAAACTACCCGCCTCCTCCGCGAGGCGCCCGCGGGCCCCGGCCGTGGCCGGGACCGCGAGTGGCCGCCCCGCGGGCCCGCCCCGGCGTGAGCGGGACGGGCCCGCGGGGTCAGGCGCCCTCTTCGAGGTCCCCCTCCGACTTGAGGTAGACCTCCTGGAGGCCACGCAGGATGTCGGGGTCGGGGTGCTCCCACATTCCCCGGTCCGCCGCCTCCAGCAGGCGTTCGGCGATGCCGTGCAGCGCCCACGGGTTGGACCTGGCCAGGAAGTCCTGGTTCTCCGGGTCCAGCACGTAGGTCGCGGCCAGCTTGTCGTACATCCAGTCGGCGACCACTCCGGTGGTGGCGTCGTAGCCGAACAGGTAGTCGACGGTGGCGGCGAGCTCGAAGGCCCCCTTGTAGCCGTGCCTGCGCATGGCGGCCAGCCAGCGGGGGTTGACCACCCGGGCGCGGAAGATCCTGGAGGTCTCCTCCGAGAGCGTCCGGGTGCGGACCGCGTCCGGGCGGGTGCTGTCGCCGATGTAGGCCGCCGGCGCCTTCCCCGTGAGAGCGCGGACGGTGGCGATCATGCCTCCGTGGTACTGGAAGTAGTCGTCGGAGTCGGCGATGTCGTGCTCGCGGGTGTCGACGTTCTTGGCCGCCACCGCGATCCGCCGGTAGGCCGTCTCCATGTCCTCCCGGGCCGGGACCCCGTCGACGCCCCGGCCGTAGGCGAAGCCGCCCCACACCGCGTAGACCTCGGCGAGGTCGGCGTCGTCGCGCCAGTTGCGGCTGTCGATGAGCGGCAGCAGCCCGGCGCCGTAGGCCCCCGGCCGGGAGCCGAAGATCCGCATGGTGGCCCTGCGCTCGTCCCCGTGGCTCGCGCTGTCGGCCAGCACATGCGCCCGGACGTAGTTCTGCTCCTCGGGCTCCTCCAGCCCGGCGGCCAGCCGTACCGCGTCGTCCAGCATGGCCACCACGTGCGGGAAGGCGTCCCGGAAGAACCCGCTGATCCGGACCGTGACGTCCACGCGCGGGCGTCCCAGCTCCCCGGCGGGGATCGGCTCCAGCCCGGTGACCCGCCGCGACGCCTCGTCCCACACCGGCCGCACACCGAGCAGGGCCAGCACCTCGGCCACGTCGTCGCCCGCGGTGCGCATGGCGCTGGTCCCCCACACCGACAGCCCGACCGAGCGCGGCCAGTCGCCGGTGTCGGCCCGGTAGCGCTCCAGGAGGGAGTCGGCCATCGCCTGCCCGGTCTCCCAGGCGAGCCTGCTCGGCACCGCCTTGGGGTCGACCGAGTAGAAGTTGCGGCCGGTGGGCAGCACGTTGATCAGCCCGCGCAGCGGCGACCCGCTCGGTCCCGCCGGGACGTAACCGCCGTCGAGGGCGTGCAGGATCGCGTCGATCTCGTCGGTGGTCCGCGCCAGCCGGGGCACGACCTCGGCCGCCGCGAACCGCAGGATCCGCTCCACCATCCCGAGGTCCGCCACCGCGGCGGTCCTCGGCTCCGCCCCGGCGCCCAGGACGGCCTCGGTCGCGCCGGCGGCGGCCGCCGGGTCCCAGGCCCGCTCCTCCATGGCCTCGACCAGCGCTCGGGCGAGGGTCTCGGCCTCGTCGGTGCCGATCCGGCCCGCCGTGCCGTCCTCGGCCAGACCCAGGGCTTCGCGGAGCCCCGAGAGGGCCTCGCCGCCCGCCCACATCTGGCGGGCGCGGAGCATCGCGAGCACCAGGTCGACGCGGGTCGCGCCCTCCGGGGCGGCGCCCAGCACGTGGAGGCCGTCGCGGATCTGGACGTCCTTGACCTCGCACAGCCAGCCGTCGATGTGCAGCAGGAAGTCGTCGAACTCGGCGTCGTGCGGGCGGTCCTCGATACCCAGGTCGTGGTCGAGCCGGGCGGCCTGGATCAGGGTCCAGATCTGGGCGCGGATCGCGGGGAGCTTCGCCGGGTCCATCGCGGCGATGGAGGCGTGCTCGTCGAGAAGCTGCTCCAGCCGGGCCATGTCCCCGTAGGTGTCGGCGCGGGCCATCGGCGGGACGAGGTGGTCGACCAGGGTGGCGTGAGCCCGGCGCTTGGCCTGGGTGCCCTCACCGGGGTCGTTGACCAGGAACGGGTAGATCAGCGGCAGGTCGCCGAGTGCGGCGTCGGGGCCGCAGGAGGCCGACAGCCCGGCGGACTTCCCGGGCAGCCACTCCAGGTTGCCGTGCTTGCCCACGTGCACCACGGCGTGCGCGCCGAAGCCGTCGGCCAGCCAGCGGTAGGCCGCCAGGTAGTGGTGGCTGGGCGGCAGGTCGGGGTCGTGGTAGATCGCGATGGGGTTCTCGCCGAAGCCGCGGGGCGGCTGCACCATGACCACGACGTTCCCGGCGCGCAGCGCGGCCAGCACGATCTCGCCGTCCGGGTCGTGCGACCTGTCCACGAACAGCTCGCCCGGCGCGGGGCCCCAGTGCCGCTCCATCCCGTCGCGCAGGTCCTGCGGCAGCGTGCCGTACCACTCGGCGTACCGGCCCGCGGCGATGCGCACCGGGTTGCCGGAGAGCTGCTCCTCGGTGAGCCACTCCTGGTCCTGCCCGCCCGCCGCGATCAGCGCGTGGATCAGCGCGTCGCCGTCCTGCTCGGTCACGCCCGGCAGCTCGCCCTCGGCGCCGATGTCGTAGCCGCGCTCGCGCAGTACGGCCAGCAGCCTGACGAGGCTCGCGGGGGTGTCCAGGCCGACGGCGTTGCCGATGCGGGAGTGCTTGGTGGGATAGGCCGACAGCATCAGCACGATCCGCCGCTCGCCGGCCGGGATGTGCCGGAGCACGGCGTGCCGTACCGCGATGCCCGCCACCCGGGAGGCCCGCTCGGGGTCGGCCGCGTAGACGGTCAGCCCGTCCTCGTCGATCTCCTTGAAGGAGAAGGGCACCGTGATGATCCGGCCGTCGAACTCGGGGATCGCGACCTGGGTGGCCGCGTCGAGCGGGGACAGGCCGTCGTCGTTCGCCTCCCACGACGCCCTGCTGCTCGTCAGGCACAGCCCCTGCAGGATCGGCACGTCCAGCGCGGCGAGCGCGCCGACGTCCCAGGCCTCGTCGTCCCCGCCGGCCGACGCGGTGGCCGGGCGGGTGCCGCCGGCCGCGAGCACGGTCACCACCAGGGCGTCGACCGTACCGAGGACCTCCAGCAGGCCGGGTTCCGCGCTGCGCAGGGAGGCGCAGTAGACGGGCAGCGCCCGGCCGCCGGCGTCCTCGATCGCCGAGCAGAGGGTCTCGACGAACGCGGTGTTCCCGGCGACGTGGTGGGCCCGGTAGTAGAGCACCCCGATGACCGGCCCGTCCTCACGGCGCGCCGCGCGCTCCAGCAGGCCCCAGCCGGGGGTGGGGGCGGGCGCGGCGAACCCGTGTCCGGTCAGCAGCAGGGTGTCGGACAGGAACCGGTGGAGCTCGGTGAGGTTTGCCGGGCCGCCGTGGGCGAGGTAGGCGTGCGCCTCGGCGCAGACCCCGCCGGGCACGGTGGACAGCTCCATCAGCTCGGCGTCGGGCGCCTGCTCGCCGCCGAGGACGACGACGGGCCGGGGCCCGGCGAGCAGGGCGTCCAGGCCCTCCTCCCAGGCGCGGCGCCCGCCGAGCAGCCGGACGACGACCAGGTCGGCGCCGTCCAGCAGGGGCGGCAGGTCGTCGGCGGTGAGCCGGGCGGGGTTGCCCAGCCGGTAGTCCGCGCCGCTCGCGCGGGCGCTGAGCAGGTCGGTGTCGGAGGTCGAGAGCAGGAGGATCACGCGCCACACCCCTGCGGGAACGGCGCGGTACGGCTCAGCGGGGCCACGGAATGGCAGGGGAACGGCGAAAAGCGCACGGAGCTTCCTCCCTCGGGGTCCTCGCCCCGGGTCGTCGTCGGCTACGACGGCTGGAGTCTCCTGGCTCCCGGATCGGTGCTCCCCCCAGCCTTCCCGTCCGTCGCCGGACAGTGGCCTGGGTGGGGTTCGCTCCCCGGTTACAGTGGCGGGACCGCGCCGGATTCACACCGGCTTCCTCCCTTGCCGTCGCCATCGATGAGACTACGGCAGTCCCGTTCCTTGCAAGAAACTGGCGTTAACATCCTCTGCGTGGTCATTGGCGACTTTTCCGGACGATCGCGACTCGACGCATGTCCCGGGGCGCTCCAGGTGCACGCCGCGGCCGACGGCGGCCTGGCGCGCGTCCGCGTTCCCGGCGGCCGGTTGACGGTCCCCCAGCTACGCGAGCTCGCCGGCGCCGCCGCCACCTGGGGGACCGGCGTCATCGAGCTGACCTCCCGCGCCAACGTCCAGGTGCGCGGGCTCGGCGAGGAGACCGGATTCGCGGCGCGCATGGCGGAGGCGGGGCTGCTGCCCTCGCTCACCCACGAGCGGATCCGCAACGTCCTCGCCTCCCCGCTGACCGGCTGCGACGCGAGAGGGGTGCTCGACGTCGGCCCGCTGGTCGCCGATCTGGACCGCCGGCTGTGCGCCCGGCCCGTCCTCGCCGGCCTGCCGGGACGTTTCCTGTTCGCCCTCGACGACGGCCGGGGCGACGTGGCCTGGCTCGGCCCCGACGCCGGGATCCTGCCGGACGGGACGGGCGAGGCCGCCCTGATCCTCGCGGGCGCCGACAGCGGCCTGCGCGTGCCCGTG comes from Streptosporangium roseum DSM 43021 and encodes:
- the cobN gene encoding cobaltochelatase subunit CobN → MILLLSTSDTDLLSARASGADYRLGNPARLTADDLPPLLDGADLVVVRLLGGRRAWEEGLDALLAGPRPVVVLGGEQAPDAELMELSTVPGGVCAEAHAYLAHGGPANLTELHRFLSDTLLLTGHGFAAPAPTPGWGLLERAARREDGPVIGVLYYRAHHVAGNTAFVETLCSAIEDAGGRALPVYCASLRSAEPGLLEVLGTVDALVVTVLAAGGTRPATASAGGDDEAWDVGALAALDVPILQGLCLTSSRASWEANDDGLSPLDAATQVAIPEFDGRIITVPFSFKEIDEDGLTVYAADPERASRVAGIAVRHAVLRHIPAGERRIVLMLSAYPTKHSRIGNAVGLDTPASLVRLLAVLRERGYDIGAEGELPGVTEQDGDALIHALIAAGGQDQEWLTEEQLSGNPVRIAAGRYAEWYGTLPQDLRDGMERHWGPAPGELFVDRSHDPDGEIVLAALRAGNVVVMVQPPRGFGENPIAIYHDPDLPPSHHYLAAYRWLADGFGAHAVVHVGKHGNLEWLPGKSAGLSASCGPDAALGDLPLIYPFLVNDPGEGTQAKRRAHATLVDHLVPPMARADTYGDMARLEQLLDEHASIAAMDPAKLPAIRAQIWTLIQAARLDHDLGIEDRPHDAEFDDFLLHIDGWLCEVKDVQIRDGLHVLGAAPEGATRVDLVLAMLRARQMWAGGEALSGLREALGLAEDGTAGRIGTDEAETLARALVEAMEERAWDPAAAAGATEAVLGAGAEPRTAAVADLGMVERILRFAAAEVVPRLARTTDEIDAILHALDGGYVPAGPSGSPLRGLINVLPTGRNFYSVDPKAVPSRLAWETGQAMADSLLERYRADTGDWPRSVGLSVWGTSAMRTAGDDVAEVLALLGVRPVWDEASRRVTGLEPIPAGELGRPRVDVTVRISGFFRDAFPHVVAMLDDAVRLAAGLEEPEEQNYVRAHVLADSASHGDERRATMRIFGSRPGAYGAGLLPLIDSRNWRDDADLAEVYAVWGGFAYGRGVDGVPAREDMETAYRRIAVAAKNVDTREHDIADSDDYFQYHGGMIATVRALTGKAPAAYIGDSTRPDAVRTRTLSEETSRIFRARVVNPRWLAAMRRHGYKGAFELAATVDYLFGYDATTGVVADWMYDKLAATYVLDPENQDFLARSNPWALHGIAERLLEAADRGMWEHPDPDILRGLQEVYLKSEGDLEEGA